From Sulfurovum zhangzhouensis, one genomic window encodes:
- a CDS encoding ammonium transporter, translated as MKQKLSALMAFLMPIFAFAEDTLDTGDTAWMMVSTALVLLMTPAGLALFYAGMTRSKNALNTFSMVMGAFVLAFVVWVLAGYSIAFGTNSSAMLQNVFGGFSNVMLSGINWTDLSGSYPTYVFIAFQGTFAAITVAIASGSVIGRMKFSTWMVIVALWGILVYAPITHMVWGGDGALLFDAGALDFAGGTVVHMNGGLAGLVLAILIGRRAGYPKVAMKPFSILLTAAGAALLWFGWYGFNGGSAFGANAIAGLAVLTTTVATAAAAVTWMLVEWFVFKKPTLLGIASGIIAGLVAITPAAGFVSVGGAFIVGIVGSLIAFWGVVSLKKLFGYDDSLDAFGIHFLAGLWGALATGLLALNDQDLLWDGPLKADGDRMAQFFVQVESVVVVGLWTLIGTVIVYFIAKAITGGSRVDEETEEIGLDEAVHGEKAMTL; from the coding sequence ATGAAACAAAAACTTTCGGCTCTGATGGCATTTTTGATGCCGATCTTCGCTTTCGCAGAAGATACGCTAGACACAGGTGATACCGCATGGATGATGGTATCTACAGCATTAGTACTTTTAATGACACCAGCAGGTCTTGCACTATTTTACGCTGGTATGACAAGAAGTAAAAATGCCCTCAATACTTTTTCTATGGTGATGGGTGCATTTGTACTTGCTTTCGTAGTATGGGTACTTGCAGGTTATTCAATTGCATTTGGAACAAACAGTAGTGCAATGTTACAAAATGTTTTTGGTGGGTTTAGCAATGTCATGTTAAGCGGTATCAACTGGACTGATCTGAGCGGATCATACCCTACATATGTATTTATAGCATTCCAGGGGACATTTGCGGCGATTACCGTAGCGATTGCTTCAGGTTCTGTTATCGGACGTATGAAGTTTTCTACTTGGATGGTAATTGTAGCACTTTGGGGAATACTTGTTTATGCACCTATTACACACATGGTATGGGGTGGTGACGGAGCACTTCTCTTTGATGCAGGAGCACTTGACTTTGCCGGTGGTACAGTTGTTCACATGAACGGTGGTTTGGCTGGTCTGGTACTTGCTATCTTGATAGGTAGAAGAGCTGGTTATCCAAAAGTAGCTATGAAACCATTTAGTATCCTCCTTACAGCTGCGGGTGCTGCACTTCTATGGTTCGGATGGTATGGATTTAACGGTGGATCTGCATTCGGTGCAAATGCTATCGCTGGTCTTGCTGTACTCACTACAACTGTTGCAACTGCTGCAGCTGCTGTAACATGGATGCTTGTTGAGTGGTTTGTCTTTAAAAAGCCTACACTTCTTGGAATTGCATCAGGTATCATTGCTGGTCTTGTAGCAATTACGCCTGCAGCTGGATTCGTAAGCGTTGGTGGAGCATTTATAGTAGGTATCGTTGGATCACTTATCGCATTCTGGGGTGTAGTATCATTGAAGAAATTGTTTGGTTATGATGATTCTCTAGATGCATTTGGTATCCACTTCCTAGCTGGTCTATGGGGTGCACTTGCAACTGGTCTACTTGCACTAAATGATCAAGATCTTCTTTGGGATGGTCCATTGAAAGCTGATGGTGACAGAATGGCACAGTTCTTTGTACAAGTTGAGTCAGTAGTAGTGGTTGGACTATGGACATTGATCGGTACTGTGATTGTCTACTTCATTGCTAAAGCGATCACGGGTGGATCAAGAGTGGATGAAGAGACTGAAGAGATCGGTCTTGATGAAGCTGTACACGGAGAAAAGGCTATGACCCTATAA
- a CDS encoding P-II family nitrogen regulator produces MKKIEAIIKPFKLEDVKDALVEAGIEGMTVSEVKGYGRQQGHSELYRGAEYVVEFIPKIKIEIVVSNDEYLNLALNAIKENAKTGKIGDGKIFVSDITKTIRIRTDEEDADAL; encoded by the coding sequence ATGAAAAAGATAGAAGCAATCATTAAACCATTTAAACTTGAAGATGTTAAAGATGCTCTTGTAGAAGCAGGGATAGAAGGTATGACCGTTTCAGAAGTAAAAGGTTACGGACGTCAGCAAGGACACTCTGAACTCTATAGAGGAGCAGAGTATGTTGTAGAGTTTATTCCAAAAATAAAGATAGAGATCGTTGTGAGCAATGATGAATACCTTAATCTTGCACTTAATGCAATCAAAGAGAATGCAAAAACAGGTAAGATCGGTGATGGTAAGATCTTTGTATCTGATATCACTAAAACTATTCGTATCAGAACTGATGAAGAGGATGCAGACGCATTGTAA
- a CDS encoding ammonium transporter has translation MEFNYVIDTFFALFAMTLIIFMVPGFAMLEAGLVRTKNVTSVLTVNVMIYAVASLAFLLVGYELAFGSWDHQNGMSKWAFFLFQMAFVGKVVNIMSGGVSERSRILPLALFTIAVGAFIYPLIVNLTWGANFLEGTMLDISGLSDLAGSTVIHSTGGWALLAAILIMGPRRGRYIDGKVKVIPASNIPLVTLGALLLWIGWFGFNGGSVGSISSKENADAVALTIMNTNTAGLAGAIAGWLLTYFRYKKFDITVILNGALGGLVAITAGPDQYGIHLPILIGFIGGALVVWAVPFFDKLRMDDPVGALSVHLVNGIWGTLAVGIFVDNVSFMTQLKGVVVVGAIVFPISFITIYVINKIFALRANDEEQLEGIDAIECGIESYPEFKRSI, from the coding sequence ATGGAATTTAATTATGTAATTGATACCTTTTTTGCACTCTTTGCAATGACACTGATCATCTTTATGGTACCGGGGTTTGCAATGTTAGAGGCTGGATTGGTAAGAACTAAAAATGTTACCTCTGTACTGACAGTGAATGTTATGATCTATGCGGTGGCTTCATTAGCGTTCTTATTGGTAGGTTATGAACTCGCTTTTGGATCATGGGATCATCAAAATGGAATGAGTAAATGGGCTTTCTTCCTCTTCCAAATGGCTTTTGTTGGAAAAGTAGTGAATATTATGAGTGGTGGGGTAAGTGAAAGATCACGTATCTTGCCTCTTGCGCTCTTTACAATCGCTGTAGGTGCTTTCATCTATCCACTGATCGTTAATCTTACATGGGGTGCAAACTTCCTAGAAGGCACTATGCTTGATATTTCAGGGCTGTCTGACTTGGCTGGATCTACAGTTATTCACTCTACCGGTGGATGGGCACTGCTTGCAGCGATCCTTATCATGGGTCCGAGACGAGGTCGTTATATAGACGGGAAAGTCAAAGTTATTCCGGCATCAAATATCCCTCTAGTAACGCTTGGTGCTTTACTGCTCTGGATCGGTTGGTTCGGTTTTAACGGTGGTAGCGTAGGTTCTATCTCAAGTAAAGAGAATGCCGATGCAGTAGCATTAACCATTATGAATACCAATACTGCGGGTCTTGCAGGAGCGATAGCAGGATGGCTACTTACTTACTTTAGATATAAAAAGTTCGATATTACCGTGATACTTAACGGTGCACTTGGTGGACTTGTTGCTATTACTGCAGGACCGGATCAGTATGGAATTCATCTACCGATTCTTATCGGATTTATTGGTGGCGCATTGGTTGTTTGGGCAGTTCCATTCTTTGATAAACTCAGAATGGATGATCCGGTAGGGGCACTTTCCGTACACCTTGTAAACGGTATCTGGGGAACTTTGGCAGTAGGTATTTTTGTTGATAATGTGAGTTTCATGACACAACTCAAAGGTGTAGTAGTCGTAGGAGCAATAGTTTTCCCTATATCTTTCATCACAATCTATGTCATTAACAAGATCTTTGCATTGCGTGCTAATGATGAAGAACAACTTGAAGGTATCGATGCGATAGAGTGTGGTATTGAGTCATATCCAGAGTTCAAACGTAGTATTTAA
- a CDS encoding P-II family nitrogen regulator — MKKIEAIIKPFKLEDVKDALVAAGIEGMTVSEVKGYGRQQGHSELYRGAEYVVEFIPKVKLEIVVSNDHYLNLALDIIKEQAKTGKIGDGKIFVSDITKTIRIRTGEEDEEAL; from the coding sequence ATGAAAAAAATTGAAGCAATTATTAAACCATTTAAACTTGAAGATGTTAAAGATGCATTGGTAGCAGCCGGGATCGAGGGAATGACAGTTTCCGAAGTAAAAGGTTACGGTCGGCAACAAGGTCATTCTGAGCTTTACAGAGGTGCAGAGTATGTCGTAGAGTTTATACCAAAAGTAAAACTTGAGATCGTAGTAAGTAACGATCATTATCTTAACCTTGCACTTGATATCATTAAAGAACAAGCAAAAACAGGTAAGATCGGTGATGGTAAGATCTTTGTATCAGATATCACTAAAACTATCCGTATCAGAACTGGTGAAGAGGACGAGGAGGCATTATAG
- a CDS encoding IMPACT family protein, whose protein sequence is MQTLQSSAESLTEVNKSKFITYLVPIREFDGLQDRLKSENPKANHVVYALRYLNEYDQVVENSSDDGEPKGCAGVPALNVLRGEELINCAVLIVRYFGGIKLGTGGMARAYSQAVKDVLDISELIPYQKQVAYSFETSYSDVDKTHYRLKQLGIDHYDREFGIENVTWTIKSDEEKIDQFLKLD, encoded by the coding sequence ATGCAGACACTGCAAAGTAGCGCAGAATCTCTTACAGAGGTTAACAAGTCCAAATTTATTACCTATCTTGTCCCAATAAGAGAATTTGATGGACTTCAAGACAGGCTAAAATCTGAAAATCCAAAAGCCAATCATGTTGTCTATGCATTACGCTATCTCAATGAATATGACCAGGTAGTAGAAAACAGCAGTGATGATGGAGAACCCAAAGGATGCGCTGGAGTACCTGCACTTAATGTCCTTCGCGGTGAAGAGTTGATTAACTGTGCAGTCCTTATCGTAAGATACTTTGGCGGGATAAAACTTGGGACTGGAGGAATGGCTAGGGCCTATTCGCAGGCCGTAAAAGATGTACTTGATATATCAGAGTTAATACCTTATCAGAAACAAGTTGCTTACAGTTTTGAGACAAGTTACAGTGATGTTGATAAAACACATTATCGTTTGAAGCAGTTAGGTATTGATCATTACGATAGGGAGTTCGGTATAGAGAATGTTACATGGACTATAAAGAGTGATGAAGAGAAGATAGATCAATTTTTAAAGCTTGACTAA
- the hemH gene encoding ferrochelatase encodes MKQALFLLNMGGPNNLDEVKLFLYNMFSDKNIIPNPLIRPLVRTIIIKKRLNEAKETYAELGGKSPLYDLTMQLIDKLSSKLTMPIYPVMRYVPPFALSALQECKENGIEEILLFPLYPQYSTTTTLSSYEDLIQACEVLDYHPQITFIKERYYDDFDYIKASAEKIKEALEDKESKEYDLILSAHGLPVSIIKAGDPYQREVEANVSALKTYLMTEGIFFNNIKLVYQSKVGPQQWLQPALVDTLRNPRNRKIIIYPLAFTIDNSETLFELDIEAREIAEKIKYEDFIVAKCMNDSDAFVDLIVKSVEEYNADTAK; translated from the coding sequence ATGAAACAAGCGCTATTTCTTCTTAATATGGGTGGGCCTAACAACTTAGATGAAGTGAAGCTCTTTTTATATAATATGTTCAGCGATAAAAATATCATACCCAATCCGCTCATACGTCCTCTTGTTCGAACGATTATTATTAAGAAAAGGCTGAATGAAGCCAAGGAAACCTATGCAGAGCTTGGAGGTAAGTCACCACTTTATGACTTAACTATGCAACTGATAGATAAGTTAAGTTCCAAGCTTACTATGCCTATCTATCCTGTGATGCGTTATGTTCCTCCTTTTGCCTTGTCAGCACTTCAAGAGTGTAAGGAAAATGGTATTGAAGAAATATTATTATTTCCACTCTATCCGCAGTACTCAACGACTACAACACTTTCATCCTATGAAGATCTTATTCAAGCATGTGAAGTGCTAGACTATCATCCTCAAATAACGTTTATAAAAGAGCGTTATTATGATGACTTTGACTATATAAAAGCGAGCGCTGAGAAAATCAAAGAGGCACTAGAAGATAAAGAGAGTAAAGAGTATGATCTGATACTCTCAGCTCATGGATTACCTGTGAGTATTATTAAAGCCGGTGATCCTTATCAAAGAGAGGTAGAGGCCAATGTAAGTGCACTTAAGACCTATTTGATGACTGAAGGTATTTTCTTTAATAATATAAAGCTTGTTTATCAATCTAAAGTAGGACCACAACAGTGGTTGCAACCTGCACTAGTAGATACGTTGCGTAACCCACGTAATAGAAAAATAATTATCTATCCGTTAGCCTTTACTATTGATAATTCTGAGACACTTTTTGAACTTGATATTGAAGCACGCGAAATTGCAGAGAAGATCAAATATGAGGACTTTATCGTAGCGAAGTGTATGAATGATAGTGATGCATTTGTTGATTTGATAGTAAAGAGTGTAGAAGAGTATAATGCAGACACTGCAAAGTAG
- the kdsB gene encoding 3-deoxy-manno-octulosonate cytidylyltransferase: MIIIPARIGSSRFPNKVLADIGGVPMVIRTAKAVQDIDDVCIATDSQEVIDIAREHDIKAIMTSQEHQSGTDRIYEAAVKLGLSENEIIINVQGDEPFIETDVVRAIFNLTRKNRDNEEIMMNSCYKKITNPEADDPNIVKVVTDTDDIALYFSRAKIPYPRDHHFDEYKGHLGIYGFTMYSLKTFCNLKDSSLEHIEKLEQLRALYHGYKVAMIEVKTESFGIDTPEDLERAIKHHRL, from the coding sequence ATGATCATTATTCCTGCACGTATCGGTTCAAGCCGCTTCCCCAATAAAGTGTTAGCTGATATCGGTGGTGTACCCATGGTAATACGTACAGCAAAGGCTGTACAAGATATCGATGATGTCTGTATTGCTACAGACTCACAGGAAGTCATCGATATAGCTAGAGAACACGATATCAAAGCAATTATGACTTCCCAAGAGCATCAAAGCGGTACAGACCGTATTTATGAAGCAGCTGTTAAACTTGGATTGAGTGAAAATGAGATCATCATCAATGTTCAAGGGGATGAACCATTCATTGAGACAGATGTTGTTCGAGCGATATTTAATCTTACAAGAAAGAATAGAGATAATGAAGAGATCATGATGAACTCTTGTTATAAAAAAATCACAAATCCTGAGGCAGATGATCCAAATATTGTCAAAGTGGTGACAGACACCGATGATATTGCTCTTTACTTCTCACGGGCAAAGATTCCTTATCCTAGAGACCATCATTTTGATGAGTACAAAGGACATTTAGGAATCTATGGTTTTACCATGTATTCGTTAAAAACATTTTGTAATCTTAAAGACTCTTCACTAGAGCATATAGAGAAACTTGAACAGCTTAGAGCGCTATATCATGGGTATAAAGTAGCGATGATAGAAGTAAAAACGGAAAGTTTTGGTATAGATACACCAGAAGATTTAGAAAGGGCTATTAAACATCATAGGCTCTAA
- a CDS encoding type II secretion system F family protein — MEKGKKRKELMKGKNKMAAIQSAKQKYPFAVIMRAEQTAAPLEDTISSLMSNVTKSFKKKIPINDKISTLRQIAVMTDAGIAINDTLQDVAANTENKALKEIYTTMSNDINAGSSLTDSMDRFKNEFGHVALAMTQLGERTGNISQSYHKLADILENIRDNTAKFKKAIRTPLITLAAMAIAFTILIMVVVPKFKDIFDRFETELPVPTQILLFLEYAFSNYGPYILIGLTAIVYVGIYFYKNHKGFKLQVDTIMIHPKFYLINKAIFLSTMHKYNLVFGELVKSGIPINEALETAVGMVDNLAIKQQLLSVNSNIGKGMNLAEAFDVTGLYENMLLQMIKAGEAGGQLDAMLDKVTNYYDMRFQDLIDNLAAYVEPIMLFFIAGLVLLMALGIFMPMWDLGKAVH; from the coding sequence ATGGAAAAAGGTAAAAAACGTAAAGAGCTTATGAAAGGTAAAAATAAAATGGCTGCGATACAGTCTGCTAAACAGAAGTATCCGTTCGCTGTAATTATGAGGGCAGAACAGACTGCTGCTCCTCTTGAAGATACAATAAGCTCACTGATGTCAAATGTTACCAAATCTTTTAAGAAAAAGATTCCGATTAACGATAAGATATCAACTCTCAGACAGATCGCGGTTATGACAGATGCCGGTATCGCGATTAATGATACATTGCAAGATGTAGCTGCTAATACAGAGAATAAAGCACTTAAAGAGATATATACTACTATGAGTAATGATATCAATGCTGGTAGCAGCTTGACTGATTCGATGGACAGATTTAAAAATGAGTTTGGTCATGTAGCATTGGCAATGACTCAATTAGGTGAACGCACCGGTAATATTTCTCAGTCTTATCATAAACTTGCAGATATTTTGGAAAACATCAGAGATAACACTGCTAAATTTAAAAAAGCAATCCGTACACCTTTGATCACTCTTGCTGCTATGGCCATTGCATTTACTATTTTGATCATGGTTGTTGTTCCCAAGTTTAAAGATATTTTTGACAGATTTGAGACAGAGCTACCTGTCCCGACTCAAATCTTGCTTTTCCTTGAATATGCATTTTCTAATTACGGTCCTTACATACTCATAGGGCTCACAGCAATTGTATATGTAGGAATTTACTTCTATAAAAACCATAAAGGCTTCAAGTTACAAGTTGATACGATCATGATTCATCCTAAGTTTTATTTGATCAATAAAGCAATTTTCCTATCTACTATGCATAAGTATAACTTGGTATTTGGGGAGTTGGTAAAGTCAGGTATCCCAATCAATGAAGCACTTGAAACTGCAGTAGGTATGGTTGATAACTTAGCAATTAAACAACAACTTTTAAGTGTGAATTCAAATATTGGTAAAGGTATGAACTTAGCCGAAGCTTTTGATGTGACAGGATTATATGAAAATATGTTGCTACAGATGATAAAAGCAGGTGAAGCCGGTGGTCAGCTTGATGCAATGTTAGATAAAGTAACGAATTATTATGATATGCGTTTTCAGGATTTGATTGATAACTTGGCGGCTTACGTAGAACCGATTATGCTCTTTTTTATTGCGGGATTAGTACTTCTAATGGCGCTTGGTATCTTTATGCCTATGTGGGATCTTGGTAAAGCAGTTCACTAA
- a CDS encoding GspE/PulE family protein, protein MVKLIEMMLSENLITKDAISALVRKRPPLKISFANLINEGMIDLETVEQFLVKKIRQGTINLSHLEKIEGIDIVPVIKEVAKSLNVGYVDLDEAEIDMKLFSKLPYKQLIKYNIIPLEETDLNVHIVFDDPLDMAAQDAIQRLFPKKPIKIAITNPKQIHQHLQRLEINESIKGLVNDIRKDLAQESETEEGENPAVLKLIDVILKNSIYAGASDIHIEALEKSCIVRDRIDGMLRQSFTFDKDIFNPLSSRMKLLSNLDIAEKRKPQDGRFSATVAQKAFDFRVSTLPTIDGESIVLRILDKSKAMIKLEDAGMSKLCFDRFSEAIKAPYGIVLVTGPTGSGKTTTLYGALNAIKDVKDKIITVEDPVEYQMAGLQQVLVRPNVGLTFASALKSILRQDPDKIMIGEIRDQETLRIAIQAALTGHLVLSTLHTNDAISAVTRILDMGIEEYLVSGALVAIQAQRLVRKVCSHCKVEATLPAHLLEGIKEYLPENPVFYKGEGCKECGQSGYAGREMISEVLIVTNKLQRMIASNASKEELTKQAIEEGFVNMFEDGVGKALLGRTTIDEIYRVARL, encoded by the coding sequence ATGGTTAAATTAATTGAGATGATGTTGAGTGAGAATCTCATTACAAAAGATGCTATTTCAGCATTAGTGAGAAAACGTCCACCTTTAAAAATTTCTTTTGCAAACCTTATTAATGAAGGAATGATAGATCTAGAAACTGTAGAGCAGTTTCTCGTAAAGAAAATACGGCAAGGGACTATTAATTTATCACATCTGGAAAAAATCGAAGGGATAGATATAGTTCCTGTTATTAAGGAGGTTGCAAAATCTCTGAATGTCGGATATGTAGATTTGGATGAAGCAGAAATTGATATGAAGCTTTTTTCCAAGCTTCCATATAAACAACTAATAAAATATAATATTATTCCATTAGAAGAGACAGATCTAAATGTTCATATTGTTTTTGATGATCCATTGGATATGGCTGCTCAGGATGCTATACAAAGACTTTTTCCTAAGAAACCGATAAAAATTGCCATTACAAACCCAAAACAGATTCATCAGCATTTACAAAGGTTGGAAATTAATGAGAGTATTAAAGGTCTAGTAAATGATATCAGAAAAGATCTTGCTCAAGAGAGTGAAACAGAAGAAGGAGAAAACCCTGCTGTCTTAAAATTGATTGATGTAATCTTGAAAAACTCTATTTATGCCGGCGCGAGTGATATTCATATAGAAGCACTGGAAAAAAGTTGTATCGTTAGGGATCGTATCGATGGGATGTTAAGACAAAGCTTTACCTTTGACAAGGATATCTTTAATCCACTTTCTTCGCGTATGAAGTTACTGTCTAATTTGGATATTGCAGAGAAGAGAAAACCTCAAGATGGTAGATTTTCTGCTACAGTTGCACAAAAGGCATTCGATTTCAGGGTATCAACACTTCCAACAATCGATGGAGAATCAATTGTATTAAGGATTTTGGATAAATCAAAAGCAATGATCAAACTCGAAGATGCAGGTATGAGCAAACTTTGTTTTGATAGATTTTCTGAAGCTATCAAAGCCCCATACGGCATTGTACTTGTTACAGGACCTACGGGTTCGGGGAAGACTACTACACTTTATGGTGCATTGAACGCTATTAAAGACGTTAAAGATAAGATCATTACGGTTGAGGACCCTGTTGAGTATCAAATGGCAGGTCTTCAACAAGTCTTAGTTAGACCAAATGTAGGATTAACGTTCGCTTCTGCATTAAAATCAATTTTAAGACAGGATCCTGATAAAATCATGATCGGTGAGATTAGGGACCAAGAGACGCTTCGTATCGCTATTCAGGCAGCACTAACTGGTCACCTGGTACTTTCTACACTGCATACCAATGATGCTATTTCAGCGGTCACAAGAATTTTGGATATGGGTATTGAAGAGTATCTTGTAAGTGGTGCATTGGTTGCTATACAGGCACAAAGACTCGTTCGTAAAGTTTGTTCACATTGTAAGGTCGAGGCTACGCTTCCCGCTCATTTATTAGAAGGAATTAAAGAGTATTTACCTGAAAACCCTGTTTTTTACAAAGGGGAAGGGTGTAAAGAGTGTGGACAAAGTGGTTATGCAGGACGTGAAATGATCTCTGAAGTTCTGATTGTAACCAATAAATTACAAAGAATGATTGCATCAAATGCATCTAAAGAAGAGTTAACGAAACAAGCCATAGAAGAAGGGTTTGTAAATATGTTTGAAGATGGTGTGGGGAAAGCCCTCTTAGGGAGAACCACAATTGATGAAATCTATAGAGTAGCGAGGCTGTGA
- a CDS encoding CDC27 family protein — translation MYDIDKLEKEWSVYNKKRKRPFYISLIFFALFVISISFVYFNESLNNKVKEMFNTMPKIQISSETNNVPSSESNISIVKEQEKLEKLEKTVSPVMITKTAPEIIVSEEPKPYDRASNEPVLEDVESLNNTNKANIFSQEEEASSKKMHLDILETSSVTAYKDVEQRFYQTHDTDDSLFLARSYFNRGEYKKAEYWALQTNKIDDTLEESWLLFAESKAKLGQRQDAIKVLQSYIRRSNSLQAKRLLEQIK, via the coding sequence ATGTATGATATTGATAAATTAGAGAAAGAATGGTCTGTCTATAATAAAAAAAGAAAACGGCCATTTTATATTTCACTTATTTTTTTCGCTCTTTTTGTTATATCAATATCATTTGTTTATTTCAATGAATCTTTGAATAATAAAGTGAAAGAAATGTTCAATACCATGCCAAAGATTCAAATAAGCAGTGAGACAAATAATGTACCCTCATCAGAATCCAATATTTCAATAGTAAAAGAACAAGAAAAATTAGAAAAACTTGAAAAAACAGTTAGTCCTGTTATGATAACTAAAACAGCTCCCGAAATTATTGTAAGTGAAGAGCCAAAACCATACGACCGTGCTTCTAATGAACCCGTTTTAGAAGATGTAGAATCTTTAAATAACACAAATAAAGCAAATATTTTTTCTCAGGAAGAAGAAGCTTCAAGTAAAAAAATGCATTTGGATATATTAGAGACATCAAGTGTTACTGCTTATAAGGATGTAGAACAACGTTTTTATCAAACACATGATACGGATGATTCTTTATTTTTAGCAAGAAGCTATTTTAATAGGGGAGAATATAAAAAAGCTGAATATTGGGCACTCCAAACAAATAAAATTGACGATACTCTTGAAGAGAGTTGGCTATTGTTCGCAGAATCAAAAGCAAAACTGGGACAGCGACAAGATGCCATAAAAGTATTACAATCTTATATTAGAAGGTCGAATTCATTACAAGCAAAAAGGTTATTAGAACAAATTAAATAA
- a CDS encoding ATP-binding protein, producing the protein MSAFKQLEHSIEKPLKMILLFGKPGTGKSILLNRIALKLQDEKEIHYFETPSINEKEFFHKLFKALTKEDLPANTDINFSSLVNYCKGLRGQREIIILLDEAQMYGPEMMEKIRLLSDTRSVKFIVSLHKTEDEDLIAKEHFQSRIWEVIELKNATLEDQISYVHKKLLKKNLFEVANSIKEKEMKLIHSFTNGNFRECNKLFFTIFEICEYYDTHEPSKVQYERVSKKIIEMAALKLGYIHV; encoded by the coding sequence GTGTCAGCATTTAAACAGCTTGAGCATAGCATTGAAAAGCCGTTAAAAATGATTTTACTTTTTGGTAAGCCTGGTACTGGGAAAAGTATACTTCTTAATCGAATAGCATTGAAGCTGCAAGATGAGAAAGAAATTCACTATTTTGAAACTCCTTCAATAAATGAAAAGGAATTCTTTCATAAGTTGTTTAAAGCGCTTACAAAAGAAGATCTACCAGCTAATACAGATATTAATTTTTCATCTTTAGTAAATTATTGTAAAGGCTTACGTGGTCAAAGAGAAATAATCATATTGTTGGATGAAGCACAAATGTATGGCCCTGAAATGATGGAAAAGATTAGATTACTTTCTGATACAAGATCTGTTAAATTCATTGTTTCACTACATAAAACTGAAGATGAAGATCTTATAGCTAAAGAGCATTTTCAATCTAGAATTTGGGAAGTGATTGAATTAAAGAACGCTACTTTAGAAGATCAAATATCGTATGTTCATAAGAAACTTCTTAAAAAAAATTTGTTTGAAGTAGCTAATAGTATTAAAGAAAAAGAGATGAAATTAATACATTCATTTACTAATGGAAATTTTAGAGAATGTAATAAGTTATTTTTTACTATATTTGAGATTTGTGAATATTATGATACCCATGAACCTTCAAAGGTCCAATATGAGAGAGTTTCTAAAAAAATCATTGAAATGGCTGCGTTAAAACTAGGATATATACATGTATGA